The following are encoded in a window of Sutcliffiella horikoshii genomic DNA:
- a CDS encoding PadR family transcriptional regulator, whose product MEERVLRKLFLGFIQIHILHHAKEHPVYGAWMLEELREHGYSISAGTLYPILHSMEKDGLLHREDIKVEGKIRKNYTLTEKGNLILKEARNKAYELFKEIKEGDQHEDN is encoded by the coding sequence TTGGAAGAAAGAGTACTAAGAAAATTGTTCCTCGGCTTTATTCAGATTCATATTCTCCATCATGCAAAAGAACATCCGGTGTATGGCGCCTGGATGCTAGAAGAATTACGGGAACATGGATACTCTATAAGCGCTGGAACGTTGTATCCTATCTTGCATTCGATGGAAAAGGATGGTCTATTGCATAGAGAAGATATTAAAGTTGAAGGGAAAATACGTAAGAATTACACCCTCACAGAAAAAGGAAACCTCATTTTAAAGGAAGCAAGAAACAAAGCTTATGAGCTCTTTAAAGAAATTAAAGAAGGTGATCAACATGAAGACAACTAA
- a CDS encoding phytoene desaturase family protein, with product MLKDAIVIGTGFGGITAAALLAKAGYDVLTLEAASELGGCAGKFDREGYRFSAGATVGMGFEEGGMLKRLFGELEIPIPLMRKLDEIMNVYLPDRTVTYFSEKEKWFKEVRDKFECDQDRIHAFFEEVFKVADILRKFVEKRAIFPPVTISESFALLRSLDLKLLGLAPYLTQSVQDRLSKHGLTKNKPFMTFINGQLMDSVQTTAAFSPSLLGYMALSIFHKGAFYVEGGLASIIHALAENYRASGGELRLRHKVVSIAKQGEVWTVMTKRGQVFRTRQVILNAPIHNIFSLLEPELHKSLPIKEHKESRREAWGAFTLYIGAEPSFMMPETSSIPFHQFISSYESPLAEGNQFLFSMSQEGDTKFAPKGKTSITISTHINVNKWWEKESYESRKEEYMERIIDSIDKRFSNFSSNIDVKMAGTPVTFKRYTQRAHGKVGGYIPSDKYSLFSNYSPNSRVDGLWFCGDTVFPGAGSLGSSLSGWMVADAIKGKYSRRGI from the coding sequence ATGCTTAAAGACGCAATCGTTATCGGAACTGGTTTTGGTGGAATTACTGCGGCAGCCCTCCTTGCAAAAGCAGGTTACGATGTTTTGACACTTGAAGCTGCAAGTGAGCTTGGTGGGTGTGCGGGCAAATTTGACCGTGAAGGATACCGGTTCAGTGCAGGCGCGACAGTTGGCATGGGTTTTGAAGAGGGTGGAATGTTAAAAAGACTCTTTGGAGAGCTAGAAATACCGATTCCGCTAATGAGAAAGCTTGATGAAATAATGAATGTGTATCTTCCTGACCGTACGGTTACTTATTTCTCGGAAAAAGAGAAATGGTTTAAAGAAGTCAGGGATAAATTTGAGTGCGATCAAGACCGTATTCATGCATTTTTTGAAGAAGTATTTAAGGTAGCCGACATATTGCGGAAATTTGTAGAGAAACGAGCTATCTTTCCACCAGTTACTATTTCAGAATCCTTTGCGTTATTAAGAAGTTTGGATTTAAAACTTCTAGGATTGGCTCCATATTTAACTCAATCCGTACAAGACCGGCTATCTAAACATGGTTTGACGAAAAATAAACCGTTTATGACGTTTATCAATGGTCAGCTCATGGATAGTGTTCAGACGACGGCAGCATTTAGTCCTTCTTTGTTAGGTTATATGGCATTAAGTATTTTTCATAAGGGCGCTTTTTACGTAGAGGGTGGACTCGCATCCATCATTCATGCATTGGCGGAAAACTATAGAGCCTCAGGAGGGGAACTACGCCTGCGTCATAAAGTTGTCAGTATAGCCAAACAGGGGGAAGTCTGGACAGTTATGACGAAACGTGGGCAAGTATTCAGAACTAGACAGGTTATTTTGAATGCTCCAATTCATAATATATTTTCTTTGCTGGAGCCTGAGTTGCATAAAAGCCTTCCTATTAAAGAACACAAAGAAAGTAGGAGGGAAGCTTGGGGTGCCTTTACTCTCTATATTGGAGCAGAGCCTTCGTTTATGATGCCAGAAACGAGTTCCATCCCATTTCACCAGTTCATCTCCTCCTATGAATCCCCTTTAGCAGAAGGTAATCAATTCTTATTTTCCATGTCACAAGAGGGGGATACGAAGTTCGCACCAAAGGGAAAAACGTCCATTACTATTTCCACTCACATCAATGTCAACAAGTGGTGGGAGAAGGAATCGTATGAAAGTAGAAAAGAAGAATACATGGAGAGAATCATTGATTCTATTGATAAGAGATTTTCGAATTTTTCTTCCAATATTGATGTGAAAATGGCGGGAACTCCAGTGACTTTTAAGCGTTATACCCAACGCGCTCACGGAAAGGTAGGCGGTTATATTCCTTCGGATAAATATAGTTTATTTAGTAATTACTCTCCGAACTCACGCGTGGATGGGCTATGGTTTTGTGGAGATACCGTTTTTCCAGGAGCAGGTTCATTAGGGAGCAGCTTGAGTGGATGGATGGTGGCAGATGCGATAAAAGGGAAATACTCAAGGAGGGGCATATGA
- a CDS encoding chromate transporter, translating to MKTTNKLKSLIEILIVSTRLGLTSFGGPVAHLGYFHTEYVRRRKWMDEKSYADLVALCQFLPGPASSQVGIGIGVMRAGVLGGIVSFLGFTLPSVLALIIFAIILQGFDVGNAGWIHGLKIVAVAVVAHAILGMANNLTPDLKRKAIALFALVITLLWQTAFSQVGVILVAAIIGFILFKQTITADDSRMEFPISKRLAVICLTLFFGLIILLPILREATSLNWVALFDSFYRSGSLVFGGGHVVLPLLEREFVPTGWISEEAFLAGYGAAQAVPGPLFTFAAYIGAVIDGWKGGLLATFAIFLPAFLLILGTLPFWDSLRRNSKVKAALMGVNAAVVGILISAFYFPIWTSSILAPIDFAFAAILFSMLVYWKLPPWVIVLTGAIGGTLMGLFL from the coding sequence ATGAAGACAACTAACAAACTAAAGTCATTAATTGAAATTTTAATTGTATCAACAAGACTAGGGCTGACTTCTTTCGGTGGACCAGTAGCCCATCTCGGGTACTTTCATACCGAATATGTACGACGTAGAAAATGGATGGATGAAAAAAGTTACGCCGACCTTGTAGCCTTATGCCAGTTTTTGCCTGGACCTGCGAGCAGCCAGGTCGGAATAGGTATAGGCGTGATGCGAGCAGGAGTTCTTGGGGGCATTGTTTCCTTTTTAGGATTCACGTTACCATCAGTTTTAGCATTAATTATTTTTGCTATCATCTTACAGGGGTTTGACGTAGGTAATGCCGGATGGATTCATGGATTGAAGATTGTCGCGGTAGCTGTTGTCGCTCATGCCATATTAGGGATGGCGAACAATCTGACCCCCGATTTAAAAAGAAAAGCAATCGCATTATTTGCACTAGTCATTACATTATTGTGGCAAACCGCATTCTCCCAAGTTGGAGTAATTCTCGTAGCGGCGATCATTGGCTTTATCTTGTTTAAACAAACCATCACAGCAGATGACTCTCGTATGGAGTTTCCAATTTCCAAGCGCCTTGCGGTAATCTGTTTGACATTATTTTTCGGGCTGATTATTTTGTTGCCTATTTTAAGAGAAGCGACTTCGTTGAACTGGGTGGCACTATTTGACAGCTTCTACCGTTCAGGATCCTTAGTTTTCGGTGGAGGGCATGTAGTACTTCCTTTACTAGAGCGCGAATTTGTACCAACGGGCTGGATTAGTGAAGAAGCATTTCTAGCGGGTTATGGTGCTGCCCAAGCAGTCCCAGGTCCATTATTTACATTCGCCGCTTATATCGGTGCTGTCATTGACGGCTGGAAGGGCGGACTGTTAGCAACATTCGCTATCTTCCTTCCAGCGTTTCTATTAATTCTTGGTACACTACCATTTTGGGATTCTTTGAGACGTAATTCCAAAGTGAAAGCAGCATTAATGGGAGTTAATGCTGCTGTTGTTGGAATTTTGATTTCCGCTTTCTACTTCCCAATTTGGACAAGTTCGATCTTAGCACCAATTGATTTTGCTTTTGCAGCTATTTTGTTCAGTATGCTTGTCTATTGGAAGCTTCCACCCTGGGTGATTGTATTAACAGGTGCCATTGGTGGGACTTTGATGGGATTGTTTCTATAA